A part of Rattus rattus isolate New Zealand chromosome 6, Rrattus_CSIRO_v1, whole genome shotgun sequence genomic DNA contains:
- the LOC116902856 gene encoding olfactory receptor 2A12 encodes MGINQTRIAEVILLGFQVEPSLEMLLFGLFLLSYSLTLMGNGIILGLICLDARLHIPMYFFLSHLAIVDMSYASSTVPKMLTNIVMHQKSISFASCLLQTFLYLALAVTECMILVVMSYDRFVAICHPLKYSLIMSWRVCTILAATCWLFSFLLASVHITLILRLPFCGPQKVNHFFCQIMSVFRLACADTRLNQVVLFAGSAMVLLGPLCLVLVSYTRILVTILSIHSGEGRRKAFSTCSSHLCVVGLFFGSAIAMYIAPRSNHSQEQRKILSLFYSLFNPMLNPLIYSLRNTEVKGALKRVLWKQRSL; translated from the coding sequence ATGGGGATCAACCAGACACGGATCGCTGAGGTCATACTACTGGGATTCCAGGTTGAGCCGTCCCTGGAGATGCTCTTGTTTGGGCTGTTCTTGCTGTCCTACAGCCTCACTTTGATGGGAAACGGGATTATCCTGGGGctcatctgcctggatgctaggCTGCACATCcctatgtacttcttcctctcaCATCTGGCCATAGTTGACATGTCCTATGCCTCCAGCACTGTCCCTAAGATGCTGACAAATATTGTAATGCACCAAAAGAGCATCTCCTTTGCTTCATGCCTACTTCAGACTTTCTTGTATCTGGCTTTGGCTGTGACGGAGTGTATGATTCTGGTAGTGATGTCGTACGATCGCTTTGTAGCTATCTGTCACCCTTTAAAGTACTCTCTGATCATGAGCTGGAGAGTGTGCACCATCCTGGCTGCCACTTGCTGGTTGTTTAGCTTCCTCTTGGCCTCAGTCCATATCACACTCATTCTAAGGCTCCCATTCTGTGGGCCACAAAAAGTCAACCATTTCTTCTGTCAAATCATGTCAGTATTCAGATTAGCCTGTGCAGACACAAGACTCAACCAAGTTGTCCTCTTTGCGGGCTCTGCGATGGTCTTACTGGGGCCCCTGTGCTTGGTGCTGGTCTCCTACACTCGAATCCTGGTGACCATCTTGAGTATCCACTCAGGGGAGGGCCGCAGAAAGGCCTTCTCCACctgttcctcccacctctgtgTGGTTGGGCTCTTTTTCGGTAGTGCCATTGCCATGTACATAGCCCCCAGGTCCAACCATTCTCAAGAACAGAGGAAGATCCTGTCTTTATTTTACAGCCTTTTCAACCCTATGCTAAACCCTCTGATCTATAGTTTGAGGAACACAGAGGTGAAAGGCGCCTTAAAGAGAGTTCTTTGGAAACAGAGATCACTGTGA
- the LOC116902857 gene encoding olfactory receptor 13, giving the protein MGGNQTLITQFILLGFPLSPRMRMLLFVLFSLFYAFTLLGNGTILGLICLDSRLHTPMYFFLSHLAIVDIAYACNTVPQMLVNLMDPAKPISFAGCMTQTFLFLTFAHTECLLLVVMSYDRYVAICHPLRYTVIMSWRVCVILVLTSWILGVLLALVHLVLLLPLPFCGSQKVNHFFCEIIAVLKLACSDTRINEVMVLAGAVSVLVGPFSSIVVSYTHILCAILKIKSQQGRQKAFSTCSSHLCVVGLFYGTAIVMYIGPQHGKSNEQKKYLLLFHSLFNPMLNPLIYSLRNKDVKSALKRMLIKENTSSGC; this is encoded by the coding sequence ATGGGAGGAAATCAGACCTTGATTACACAGTTCATCCTTCTGGGGTTTCCACTCAGCCCAAGGATGCGGATGctcctctttgtcctcttctCACTGTTCTATGCCTTCACCCTGCTGGGGAATGGGACCATCCTGGGGCTTATCTGCCTGGACTCCAGactccacacccccatgtacttcttcctgtcTCACCTGGCCATTGTTGACATTGCCTATGCCTGCAACACAGTGCCCCAGATGCTGGTAAACCTTATGGATCCAGCCAAGCCGATCTCTTTTGCTGGTTGCATGACACAgacctttctctttttaacatttGCACACACGGAATGTCTCCTACTGGTGGTGATGTCCTATGATCGGTATGTGGCCATTTGCCACCCACTCCGATATACTGTCATCATGAGCTGGAGAGTTTGTGTTATACTGGTACTCACTTCCTGGATTTTAGGTGTCCTCTTGGCCCTGGTCCATCTTGTATTACTGTTACCATTACCCTTCTGTGGCTCACAGAAAGTGAATCACTTTTTCTGTGAAATTATAGCTGTTCTCAAACTTGCTTGTTCAGACACCCGTATCAATGAGGTCATGGTTTTGGCTGGagctgtgtctgtgcttgtggGACCATTTTCTTCAATTGTAGTGTCTTATACTCATATTTTGTGTGCCATCCTAAAGATCAAGTCACAGCAAGGTCGCCAGAAAGCCTTTTCCACTTGCTCCTCTCATCTCTGTGTCGTTGGACTCTTCTATGGTACAGCCATTGTCATGTACATCGGGCCTCAACATGGGAAGTCCAATGAGCAGAAGAAGTATCTCTTGCTATTCCATAGCCTTTTCAACCCTATGCTCAACCCCCTGATTTATAGTCTGAGGAACAAAGACGTCAAAAGTGCTCTGAAGAGAATGCTCATTAAGGAGAATACGTCTTCAGgatgttaa